The following coding sequences lie in one Aspergillus luchuensis IFO 4308 DNA, chromosome 8, nearly complete sequence genomic window:
- a CDS encoding type I iterative PKS (COG:Q;~EggNog:ENOG410PFKE;~InterPro:IPR016036,IPR016035,IPR016039,IPR018201, IPR042104,IPR014030,IPR011032,IPR013154,IPR001227, IPR032821,IPR014031,IPR014043,IPR002328,IPR020807, IPR020843,IPR020841,IPR013149,IPR029063,IPR036291;~PFAM:PF16197,PF00109,PF02801,PF00698,PF13602, PF14765,PF00107,PF08240;~SMCOG1022:Beta-ketoacyl synthase;~antiSMASH:Cluster_8.10;~go_function: GO:0004315 - 3-oxoacyl-[acyl-carrier-protein] synthase activity [Evidence IEA];~go_function: GO:0008270 - zinc ion binding [Evidence IEA];~go_function: GO:0016491 - oxidoreductase activity [Evidence IEA];~go_function: GO:0016740 - transferase activity [Evidence IEA];~go_function: GO:0016746 - transferase activity, transferring acyl groups [Evidence IEA];~go_process: GO:0006633 - fatty acid biosynthetic process [Evidence IEA];~go_process: GO:0055114 - oxidation-reduction process [Evidence IEA]): MPGKQDSPVMPIAIVGIGGRFPGDASNPDRLWELLLNAKSTLSETPKDRFSADAFYHPQPDRPGTSNSCGGHFMNQNIDEFDAPFFSITPSEARAMDPQQRMCLEVAYEAMENAGITMDRISGSRTSCYVGCFNHDYQLLQNLDLDNLPFYHATGTESSCLSNRVSWFFNLAGPSMTVDTACSSSLIALHLACQSIRLGESETALVGGVNIISFPEIYMKLSNLQMVSPDSKSQTFDEKANGYGRGEGTCFVVLKPLDKAIEDNDVIRAVIRNTGSNEDGNTPGLTLPSKNMQKALIEKVYEEAGLQMRDTGYFEAHGTGTVAGDSIETQALGETIGKSRPPGQPLWVRSLKANIGHLEGGSGLASLIKTVYVLEKGIIPPQVWLDKLNPRIRAEEWNLAVPTEVTPWPDQGPRRASVNSFGFAGANAHAILEDAYSYLEANIGRGRHNSNVPAKLAENPDLCRDKHDANSLTLSRDTHGYVQPFPKLILWSAHEQGGLKRISESWKQFLDGKSGMLTQVERSKLLSDLAYTAVKRRTQFPWRSFTVCSDPGEIASGEVDIAPAVRSSQRPRLALVFTGQGAQHHAMGRRLMHYDVYANSLRAADQYLESLGCPWSLVEELSRDAESSRINPPEFSQPLCIALQVAMVDLLKSWDIWPPEAVIGHSGGETAAAYAKGALTREAAWTVAYYRGQVCSIAPDIDPDHPLDGDMLAAAISEQEAQSYIQQVSSGKLVVACVNSPNSVTLSGDVPAIIDAAKLIKSDGHLAKKLGVNRAYHSAHMKVVEDMYRDLLKDVHGLPETPDSPKMFSCVTGASIDNCNLGGDYWVTNLINQVKFSQAMQALINHSGSRRSKRPKGYSYVNLMLEIGPHGALQGPVKQNLKAMQVDCTSVSALDRNKDAAQSLLEAIGVLFQHGYDSNIVAANTPDPSETTQLLVDLPPYPWNHSNRYWHESAVASAYRFKKFPRKDLLGIRDNESNNAHARWRHFLRPSENPWIEDHQVQGKVIYPAAGMLVMALEAARETADPDKAIKAYEIRDVSIKNAIIIPKGEEGAETMVHFHRKSSGWQEFSIYSRVGHNPWSQNCTGVLRVQYKVNQNMGSFTNEEEETTMLYRSEYEEVEKRCSRSMSSEDFYAEQSELDLCFGETFQNVSNLRLNQGEMVFDVQTPDVRSKMPHNFTHDHLVHPCTLDPVIHASLAILNHGDGEKGPAIPTSIGRLVISAGISARPGTVLRAHSSATRHGLRDAELNIRAFSENREKPLIILDRIKVTRLGGGVSSEGQDGLETAQKRIASEIYWEQDALHLKSQELRKLDLSNPAADGPDKMGPLESFIRLLGHKFSDLKILEIGAGDGNVTERLLDALEGHDGESVPLLEQYTATRSNDEAALLKKRMHSRGSYFHATPLALSQDWQEQGLSSQTYHCIIINTGDGRTAAGNAIEQSKGLLKANGVLIVLLAKDSSESRETWIQSLAERGLTNIEYVASEDRNSAASSIPFLSSRMATDLDSALPKDILLVGPCRPGELSRSLTEQLQSHGIRIHHATLCGTEQIDLGGKFCLFLPELERPILFDSNAKDFLLLKRLLLESKGTLWVTAGATFECSNPKASLVTGLFRSVSHEHPELSLTTLDLDTEDSHSHIGASIIMGVLKRIANGDIDHEFTARGGQILIPRIRMNKRLNDFYSVLRDGPQPVPGPLKQLGRSLGLSLGAPGVFESIHFRDDLSHQESLSPDTVEIEVKATGLNSHDLLSALDQVAYPTFGHECSGIIRNVGEAVTKYRTGDRVMAWSSGAFANFTRVPEAMVQPMPFGMPFPVAASLPVSYCVAYHSLVECARLRRGESLLIHTGAGGVGQAAIMIALNLGAKVYVTVGSEEKKIHLMDTYGIQDDHIFYSRDLSFSQGVSRLTKGSGVDVVLNSLSGEQLQHSRSCVASFGRFVDIRLNSTVEDTGLDMGPLPKNVASFSINVHELYNKYLPRAATLFENAMRFYFENNCNPPSPLHVMTFSEISDGLRLLHSGKQMGKIVFPGQ, encoded by the exons ATGCCAGGCAAACAGGACAGTCCAGTTATGCCCATTGCCATCGTTGGCATCGGGGGCCGATTCCCCGGGGACGCATCGAATCCAGATCGGCTTTGGGAACTCCTCCTGAACGCGAAAAGCACGCTCTCGGAGACGCCTAAAGATAGATTCAGCGCAGATGCATTCTACCACCCGCAGCCTGATCGCCCAGGAACTTCAAACTCGTGTGGTGGCCACTTCATGAACCAAAATATCGATGAATTTGATGCGCCATTTTTCTCTATCACCCCTTCCGAGGCGAGAGCCATGGATCCCCAGCAGCGAATGTGCCTGGAAGTTGCATACGAGGCTATGGAAAATG CGGGTATTACTATGGATCGTATCTCCGGATCTCGCACCTCTTGCTACGTCGGGTGCTTCAACCATGATTaccagctcctccagaaCTTGGATCTCGATAACCTTCCATTTTATCATGCAACAGGGACCGAGTCATCATGTCTCTCGAATCGCGTCTCATGGTTCTTCAACTTGGCTGGCCCAAGCATGACAGTTGATACAGCATGTTCTTCGTCTCTCATAGCACTCCATCTTGCCTGTCAAAGTATTCGGCTTGGTGAATCAGAAACG GCGCTTGTGGGTGGTGTGAACATCATCTCGTTCCCAGAGATTTACATGAAGCTTTCCAACCTACAGATGGTCTCCCCGGATAGCAAGTCGCAGACCTTCGATGAGAAGGCTAATGGCTACGGTCGTGGGGAGGGTACCTGTTTCGTGGTGCTCAAACCACTAGATAAAGCCATCGAAGACAACGATGTCATTCGTGCAGTGATCCGCAATACCGGAAGTAACGAGGATGGGAATACACCCGGCCTGACACTTCCATCAAAGAACATGCAGAAAGCCCTGATCGAGAAGGTGTACGAAGAGGCGGGATTGCAAATGAGAGACACAGGGTATTTTGAAGCACAT GGTACTGGAACAGTCGCAGGGGATTCAATTGAAACCCAAGCCTTGGGAGAGACCATTGGAAAATCGAGACCGCCAGGTCAGCCACTCTGGGTGAGATCGTTAAAGGCAAACATCGGTCATCTCGAAGGCGGCAGCGGTCTTGCATCGCTTATAAAGACTGTCTATGTTCTTGAAAAAGGCATAATTCCGCCTCAAGTCTGGCTGGACAAACTCAATCCCCGTATTCGCGCCGAGGAATGGAACTTAGCCGTGCCTACGGAAGTAACTCCATGGCCAGACCAAGGTCCACGGCGAGCTAGTGTTAACTCGTTCGGATTTGCTGGTGCTAATGCACACGCTATCCTGGAAGATGCTTACTCCTATCTCGAGGCAAATATTGGCAGGGGCCGTCACAATTCCAATGTACCCGCGAAACTTGCCGAAAACCCTGACCTGTGTCGTGACAAGCATGATGCAAATAGCCTCACTTTATCGCGAGATACACATGGCTATGTGCAACCGTTTCCGAAGTTGATTTTGTGGTCGGCCCACGAGCAAGGCGGGCTGAAACGAATTTCGGAGTCATGGAAACAATTTCTCGATGGAAAGTCGGGCATGCTCACGCAAGTCGAGCGGTCGAAACTGCTGTCGGACTTGGCGTATACAGCAGTAAAGCGGCGCACGCAGTTTCCATGGAGGTCGTTCACTGTTTGCTCGGATCCAGGAGAGATTGCGAGCGGCGAAGTTGATATAGCCCCTGCTGTCCGATCATCACAGCGGCCCAGGCTTGCCCTCGTTTTCACTGGTCAGGGTGCGCAGCACCATGCAATGGGTCGCCGATTAATGCACTACGACGTATATGCCAATAGTCTGAGAGCTGCCGACCAATATCTGGAGTCTTTGGGCTGCCCGTGGTCACTTGTGGAAGAGCTCTCTCGTGATGCAGAATCTTCCAGGATAAATCCTCCTGAATTCAGTCAACCTctttgcattgcattgcaagTGGCGATGGTTGACCTCCTGAAAAGCTGGGACATATGGCCCCCTGAGGCGGTGATTGGTCATTCTGGTGGAGAAACAGCCGCTGCTTATGCAAAGGGTGCCCTAACCCGAGAGGCAGCCTGGACAGTGGCATATTATCGCGGTCAGGTGTGCTCGATAGCACCAGACATTGACCCAGACCATCCCCTTGATGGTGATATGTTAGCGGCTGCTATTAGTGAGCAGGAGGCTCAGTCTTATATTCAACAGGTGTCCTCTGGAAAGCTTGTCGTTGCCTGTGTCAACAGTCCGAACAGTGTTACCCTGTCTGGTGACGTTCCTGCGATTATCGATGCTGCGAAGCTCATAAAATCCGATGGCCATCTAGCTAAGAAGCTTGGGGTAAATCGAGCTTATCACTCAGCACATatgaaggtggtggaggacaTGTACCGAGACCTTCTGAAAGATGTGCATGGTCTTCCAGAGACACCGGATTCACCGAAGATGTTTTCGTGTGTGACAGGAGCGTCAATTGACAACTGTAACTTGGGTGGAGATTACTGGGTGACAAACCTCATAAACCAGGTTAAATTCTCTCAGGCAATGCAAGCACTTATCAACCATTCGGGCAGTCGGAGATCGAAGCGCCCGAAGGGGTATTCCTATGTCAACCTCATGCTTGAGATCGGCCCTCACGGTGCCCTCCAAGGACCGGTGAAACAAAACTTGAAGGCAATGCAGGTAGATTGTACTAGTGTATCTGCCTTGGATCGGAACAAGGATGCAGCACAAAGTCTCCTGGAGGCGATTGGTGTTCTTTTCCAGCATGGGTACGATTCTAATATTGTTGCCGCAAATACCCCTGATCCAAGCGAAACAACTCAGCTTCTTGTCGACTTACCACCCTATCCGTGGAATCATTCTAATCGATATTGGCACGAATCAGCTGTAGCCAGTGCATACCGGTTCAAGAAATTCCCCAGGAAGGACCTCCTTGGAATCAGGGACAACGAGAGTAACAACGCCCATGCACGCTGGCGTCATTTCCTCCGCCCTTCCGAAAACCCCTGGATTGAAGATCATCAGGTGCAAGGTAAAGTAATTTATCCCGCCGCCGGAATGCTTGTCATGGCATTGGAAGCCGCGAGGGAAACGGCAGACCCTGACAAGGCGATAAAGGCGTACGAGATACGTGATGTGTCTATTAAAAACGCCATTATTATTcccaagggagaagagggagcaGAAACGATGGTGCATTTTCACCGAAAGTCCTCGGGATGGCAAGAATTTTCGATATATTCCCGTGTTGGCCACAATCCCTGGTCACAAAACTGCACTGGCGTCCTGCGGGTACAGTATAAGGTCAATCAAAACATGGGATCATTTAcgaatgaagaagaggagacaaCCATGTTGTATCGATCAGAATATGAGGAAGTAGAAAAAAGATGCTCTCGGTCCATGTCGTCTGAAGATTTCTATGCAGAACAATCTGAACTAGATCTCTGCTTCGGTGAAACGTTTCAGAACGTCAGCAACCTCCGATTGAACCAGGGAGAAATGGTTTTCGATGTTCAAACACCAGATGTGAGGAGCAAGATGCCGCACAACTTCACTCACGACCACTTGGTGCATCCCTGTACTCTCGATCCGGTTATCCATGCTTCACTTGCCATATTAAATCACGGAGACGGAGAAAAAGGACCAGCGATTCCCACGTCCATCGGTAGACTGGTTATATCCGCGGGTATTTCGGCTCGCCCGGGCACGGTCCTCAGGGCACACTCTTCAGCGACACGACATGGCCTAAGAGATGCAGAATTGAACATTCGGGCATTCTCTGAGAACAGGGAAAAGCCTCTTATAATCCTGGACAGAATCAAAGTCACTCGCCTAGGAGGTGGTGTTAGCTCTGAGGGTCAAGATGGTCTGGAAACAGCCCAGAAGAGAATTGCAAGTGAGATATACTGGGAACAAGATGCTTTGCATCTGAAGAGCCAGGAACTTCGCAAACTGGATTTGTCAAATCCTGCAGCGGATGGTCCAGACAAAATGGGACCTTTGGAATCATTCATCAGACTTCTCGGACACAAATTTTCTGATCTAAAGATTCTAGAGATAGGTGCCGGAGATGGCAATGTAACAGAGAGGCTTCTTGATGCGCTTGAGGGGCACGATGGTGAATCAGTTCCGTTACTGGAGCAGTACACTGCCACCAGATCAAATGATGAAGCAGCATTATTGAAGAAAAGGATGCATTCCCGTGGGTCATATTTTCATGCCACCCCATTGGCCCTGAGCCAAGATTGGCAGGAGCAAGGATTATCGTCCCAAACATACCactgtatcatcatcaacactgGGGACGGACGGACGGCAGCCGGGAACGCAATTGAGCAATCCAAAGGCTTGTTAAAAGCCAACGGGGTTCTCATTGTACTTCTCGCAAAGGACTCGAGTGAGTCTCGAGAAACGTGGATACAAAGCCTGGCAGAGAGAGGCCTGACGAACATCGAATACGTGGCTTCGGAAGATCGTAACAGTGCCGCCTCTTCCATTCCGTTCCTTAGCTCAAGGATGGCGACTGATTTGGACAGCGCCCTTCCCAAAGACATTCTGCTTGTCGGCCCTTGTCGCCCTGGTGAGCTGTCGAGGAGTCTGACAGAGCAGCTACAGTCTCATGGTATACGCATACATCATGCCACTCTATGCGGTACGGAGCAGATAGACCTCGGAGGCAAATTCTGCCTATTTCTCCCGGAGTTGGAGCGCCCGATACTGTTTGATTCTAACGCAAAGGATTTCTTGCTCCTCAAACGTTTACTTCTTGAGTCAAAGGGCACACTCTGGGTAACGGCAGGGGCGACTTTTGAATGCAGTAACCCCAAAGCATCATTGGTAACGGGGCTTTTCCGGAGTGTTAGCCATGAGCACCCCGAACTATCACTGACGACACTTGACTTGGATACCGAAGACTCTCATAGCCATATCGGTGCTAGCATCATTATGGGTGTTCTGAAACGCATTGCAAACGGGGATATCGACCACGAATTCACGGCGCGTGGTGGTCAAATTCTGATTCCGCGTATCAGAATGAATAAGAGGCTCAATGACTTTTATTCAGTTCTTCGCGACGGACCTCAGCCAGTGCCTGGGCCATTGAAACAACTGGGAAGATCATTGGGTCTTTCCCTGGGTGCGCCGGGGGTCTTTGAGTCAATTCATTTTCGGGATGATCTGAGCCACCAAGAATCCTTGTCCCCTGACACTGTCGAGATAGAAGTCAAGGCAACTGGGCTTAACTCGCATGATCTTCTGTCAGCTCTTGACCAAGTCGCCTACCCTACATTCGGCCATGAGTGTAGCGGTATCATCCGCAATGTGGGCGAAGCTGTCACCAAATACCGAACAGGAGACCGAGTCATGGCTTGGAGTTCCGGGGCGTTTGCAAATTTCACTCGCGTTCCAGAAGCCATGGTGCAGCCGATGCCATTCGGGATGCCCTTTCCAGTGGCAGCGTCATTGCCAGTCAGCTACTGTGTTGCCTATCACTCCTTAGTTGAATGTGCGAGACTGCGACGTGGCGAGagccttctcatccatacGGGGGCTGGCGGGGTAGGGCAAgccgccatcatgatcgcACTAAATCTGGGCGCAAAGGTGTATGTCACCGTAGGgtcagaagagaagaaaatccACCTCATGGATACATACGGCATTCAGGATGATCACATCTTTTACAGCCGCGATCTCAGCTTCTCTCAAGGAGTATCCAGGTTGACCAAAGGGagtggtgttgatgttgtacTCAATTCGCTGTCAGGTGAACAGCTTCAACATTCACGATCATGCGTGGCTTCGTTTGGACGATTTGTGGACATACGATTGAATAGTACTG TCGAGGATACCGGGCTTGACATGGGTCCTCTTCCCAAAAATGTGGCATCTTTCTCTATCAATGTCCATGAACTATACAACAAATATCTGCCGCGCGCAGCGACCCTGTTCGAGAATGCGATGAGATTTTATTTCGAGAACAATTGTAACCCGCCATCCCCTTTGCATGTCATGACCTTTTCAGAAATTTCTGATGGTCTCCGACTTCTGCACAGCGGCAAGCAGATGGGCAAGATAGTTTTTCCAGGCCAATGA
- a CDS encoding uncharacterized protein (COG:S;~EggNog:ENOG410PRT3;~InterPro:IPR005645,IPR029058;~PFAM:PF03959;~antiSMASH:Cluster_8.10), protein MRFLCLHGIGSNAEVFNAQLSAIQAALGSQHEFVFVDGDIPSEAGPGVYGVAEGPYFSFFNLPTASQIYDAFELIDQALEDDGPFDGIFGFSQGASVAASYLLRNQDAHLPFKCAVFFCATAPFNVESAPFRSMDDGTFRDEATGEDITAEIAANIPDLSDRKHFPSQGKSMIRPYPSDGSIQIPLPTVHVYGRNDGYYPQSRNLVEMCQSFDREVLEHKGGHSIPWEQGMTSRIVDLLRRLVHAVDLQ, encoded by the exons ATGCGTTTTCTCTGCCTCCATGGTATCGGCTCAAACGCCGAAGTGTTCAACGCCCAACTATCCGCGATCCAGGCGGCTCTAGGGTCACAGCACGAGTTTGTCTTTGTAGATGGTGATATCCCATCTGAGGCCGGACCAG GCGTGTATGGAGTCGCCGAAGGGCCGTACTTTTCGTTCTTCAACCTTCCTACTGCGTCTCAGATATACGACGCCTTTGAGCTCATTGACCAGGCCttagaagatgatggtcCTTTCGATGGCATCTTTGGCTTTTCACAAGGAGCCTCTGTGGCTGCTTCCTACCTTCTCAGGAATCAGGACGCGCATCTACCATTCAAGTGCGCCGTCTTTTTCTGTGCTACGGCGCCATTCAACGTGGAATCGGCGCCATTCCGATCGATGGATGACGGAACCTTCAGGGATGAAGCCACAGGTGAAGATATCACGGCGGAAATAGCAGCGAATATTCCTGATCTCTCGGATCGAAAACATTTTCCCTCCCAAGGAAAGTCTATGATCCGACCATACCCGTCTGACGGCTCGATTCAGATACCACTACCAACAGTACACGTCTATGGTAGGAATGATGGATACTATCCACAATCCCGAAACCTTGTCGAAATGTGTCAGTCATTCGACAGGGAGGTGCTGGAGCATAAAGGGGGGCATAGCATTCCTTGGGAGCAAGGGATGACCAGCCGTATCGTTGATCTTCTCAGGAGGCTAGTCCATGCTGTTGACCTGCAGTAA
- a CDS encoding uncharacterized protein (InterPro:IPR024311;~PFAM:PF13924;~antiSMASH:Cluster_8.10) — protein sequence MGSQHDIEQTLLGSWSLLELRSQLQDGGEVFPMGKGARGILNYNPNGRMSVQLQPAVTKKVKETVNDLLAYAGRYWVETQPDGSVMVKHHLELCSWPEEDGSYQSRKVELFENQLVLSSPAHVNVEGIAQRIVLRWQKIE from the exons ATGGGATCGCAACATGACATTGAGCAAACTTTACTTGGTTCTTGGTCCCTCCTTGAACTTCGATCCCAGCTCCAGGATGGCGGCGAAGTCTTTCCCATGGGGAAAGGCGCTCGTGGTATTTTGAACTACAACCCGAACGGCCGCATGTCCGTCCAGCTGCAACCCGCAGTCACCAAGAAAGTCAAGGAAACCGTAAATGACCTTCTGGCATACGCTGGCCGATATTGGGTTGAGACGCAGCCCGACGGCAGCGTCATGGTGAAGCATCACCTTGAGCTCTGTTCCTggcctgaagaagatggctcATATCAGTCACGGAAGGTGGAACTCTTTGAGAATCAGCTCGTGCTATCATCGCCAGCTCATGTGAATGTTGAG GGAATTGCGCAAAGAATAGTGCTGAGGTGGCAAAAGATTGAGTGA